One genomic window of Salmo salar chromosome ssa12, Ssal_v3.1, whole genome shotgun sequence includes the following:
- the LOC106564893 gene encoding E3 SUMO-protein ligase CBX4, whose product MELPAAGEHVFAVESIEKKRNRKGRMEYLVKWRGWSPKYNTWEPEENILDPRLLDAFQNRERYEQLMGYRKRGPKPKHLIGQVPSFARRSSVLSGLQETTLDEDNRQKVDPIQTLRSQTQQYQLNSKKHHQYQPLLAKEREAEQQANGKKKLYYQLNSKKHHHYQPDPKMYDSTQCMKPREATKAPELPTNHSWNLPPALQQKWVRDKDSGCLSKVKDITMELKKLPAHLNDHSGESEQSKATAKEDAPLLKANDVSDSKLKIVKNKNKNGRIVIVMSKYMENGMQAARIKNGDVETLDEPQPDNDAAENQLEKMRLVQKLGLTNGFAKDCNKDVKLHVLNSGSNGSNVFKCPAEKVDSPKMELSATEQPLRLTTKPNLAPWPFEMGVQRRTQPGNGSSPALKRHLSEADKGEDRGGCKRFLNSRSISAPCTVSSPPQSNSMDQNGHHSHNGHQDYDFLESNQDEPMDLSCVRSRGEAPVPTETQVAPSAEEEKTAEQTKPPLAITTEYTVEEEPFPSFKPFLGNIVITDITTNCLTVTFKEYVTV is encoded by the exons ATGGAGCTACCCGCCGCGGGAGAGCACGTCTTTGCGGTGGAGAGCATCGAGAAGAAGCGGAATCGAAAG GGGAGGATGGAATACCTAGTCAAGTGGCGAGGATGGTCTCCAAA ATATAACACGTGGGAACCAGAAGAAAACATTCTCGACCCGCGACTGCTTGACGCTTTCCAGAACAG GGAGAGATACGAGCAGCTTATGGGATATCGCAAAAGAGGGCCAAAGCCAAAGCACCTGATCGGCCAG GTCCCGTCCTTTGCCCGGAGATCCAGCGTCCTCTCAGGCCTTCAGGAGACCACCCTGGACGAGGACAACCGGCAGAAAGTGGACCCCATCCAGACACTGCGCTCGCAGACCCAGCAGTACCAGCTGAACAGCAAGAAGCACCACCAGTACCAGCCCCTGCTGGCCAAGGAGAGGGAGGCCGAGCAGCAGGCAAACGGAAAGAAGAAGCTCTACTACCAGCTCAACAGCAAGAAACATCACCACTACCAGCCTGACCCCAAGATGTATGACAGCACCCAGTGCATGAAGCCCAGAGAGGCCACCAAAGCTCCAGAACTGCCCACCAACCACAGCTGGAACCTGCCTCCTGCGCTGCAGCAGAAGTGGGTCCGGGACAAGGACTCTGGCTGCCTGAGCAAAGTCAAAGATATCACCATGGAGCTAAAGAAGCTTCCGGCTCACCTCAATGACCACAGTGGCGAATCGGAGCAGAGCAAGGCCACGGCCAAAGAGGACGCACCGCTGTTGAAGGCCAACGATGTCAGTGACAGCAAGCTGAAGATTGTCAAGAACAAAAACAAGAATGGACGCATCGTCATTGTCATGAGCAAGTACATGGAGAACGGCATGCAGGCGGCAAGGATTAAAAACGGAGATGTGGAAACCCTTGACGAACCGCAGCCGGACAATGATGCTGCAGAAAATCAACTTGAAAAGATGAGGCTCGTCCAGAAACTGGGTCTCACCAACGGATTCGCGAAAGACTGCAACAAAGACGTTAAGTTACACGTCCTCAACTCAGGATCTAACGGATCTAACGTATTTAAGTGTCCTGCTGAGAAGGTCGACTCACCGAAAATGGAGCTTAGTGCGACAGAGCAGCCCCTGAGGCTGACCACCAAACCTAACCTTGCCCCTTGGCCCTTTGAGATGGGGGTTCAAAGAAGGACTCAGCCAGGAAACGGCTCTTCTCCAGCCCTCAAACGTCACCTTTCAGAGGCAGACAAGGGCGAGGACCGGGGTGGCTGTAAACGGTTTCTAAACTCCCGGAGTATCAGTGCACCCTGCACTGTGTCCTCACCACCTCAGAGCAACTCCATGGACCAAAATGGCCACCATAGCCACAATGGCCACCAGGACTATGACTTCCTGGAGTCTAACCAGGACGAGCCCATGGACCTCAGCTGTGTGAGGTCCAGAGGGGAGGCTCCAGTTCCCACAGAGACACAGGTGGCCCCTTCTGCTGAGGAGGAGAAGACTGCAGAACAGACAAAACCGCCATTGGCTATCACAACAGAATATACTGTGGAGGAGGAGCCTTTTCCTTCATTCAAGCCTTTCCTTGGGAATATAGTCATCACGGATATTACAACAAACTGTCTCACGGTGACGTTTAAGGAATACGTTACAGTGTAA